DNA sequence from the Pseudoliparis swirei isolate HS2019 ecotype Mariana Trench chromosome 6, NWPU_hadal_v1, whole genome shotgun sequence genome:
GGTCCCGGCTGGTCTGACTCTCGGCCCACCTGCTGATGACTCGGATGGACCTTACTCCATCGTGGCGGTCTTGGAGGGCTATAACAGCCTGATCTGTGACACCTTCAACGGGGTCGCTCAGGTCAAGTTGGACATCTCTTCGCTGACAGGTTACCTGGATCAGTGGAGGCAGGGTCACTGCAGTGAGCAGCGGCCAAAGCCCTCAGTGCCGGGGCCGATGCAAGAGCTCGAGCGGCGAAAGGAGTTCATCCACACGGTGAGCATCGAGGCGCTCATGAGGGTGAAGgagaccctccgtctgctgctcGACAATCTGGATCATCTTGAGACTTGTTGAAGGACAGCCATGAGGACAGAGCTGCATCCGTGATGTCTGACTTCCCACCTGGCACGGTTGAACTTTtgcaatgtatttttttaaggaaaTCTATTCTTGAACACAGACTTATTTatacacatttgtatttatttatatcgtttattcagaaaatatatattttgtaacgTTGTCTTCTTATCGGGTTGTAGTTTCTGCAGGATTGTTTTCTAAGCAAACGGATCTATGCTTTGCACAACAAGATGAATCATGCGTTTGTATTTTGACATTACTGTTGTATCAACAAAGCCCTCAGTGATAAACATGGACTTAGGTAGTACTTCTGTCAGTTTCCTAAATCACTTGGCCGGCTGCAGCCAGAGGAAACCTCACAGTTGGCAGTGATCATTTCTTTAAAACCCTGTAAACAATGTTGAAACTTTCCAAGAGTAACAACAGGTGTTTGTAGGAGAACAACGAGGACAGGAAAAGGGCAACTTCCATTTCAGTGCAATATCAGGTTCTTTCAAAAACGGTTTATATctgtggatgtttttttctattttgtctttttctatTGGATTAAAAATGAGTAAATTTTTAACAAACATCTATAGTGTTGAAAGTAagtttgtcagtgttgtttaaTAAGTGAAAGACAAGAGATCAGAATGAAGTGAGAAGGCACGTAGACCAGGTTACATGTCATACGTGGGTGTTCATCTCTTGCTTCACTTGTATTCAAGGTTCATGAGTGGAAAGTGTTTATTCAGAACTATCAGTTTATGATTAACTCTTTTAAAAATAGTATCCAAAACAGTGTAGACAATTGAAAGCATAATAAATAGTCACATCTGTGAATCCAATACATATGGATTACATTATATTTACAGGTGggacaataaaacacaaattcatgtttttttactgtATATTATTCCATAAAATACCAAGTACAATAATTTTTCGGTTTGTTTTAGTAGTAAAAACATGGATTACAGAAATGCAAGATGAGGTTGAAGGACGTGAGGGCACGGAACAGTTCCACACACGATGCGTCACATGCTGGACACTAAACAACTTTATGAGAACCACTAAACTTGTTTTCTTTTAAGAAAGTCGATTGTTGTCGTAGCCTTACACACTTAAGATGCCAACACATTgtttctctcacacatacatacatacacagacacacacacactcactaactaTCAAACCACTTGCTTCTTTTGACATTGGTGCAGTTGTCGCTATTCCCCATCAGTTTCTTCTTGTACTTCTCCACCAGGCTGTCAAAGTGGTCCCCGCCTCCTCTCTTGGAAGGCTTCTTGGCGTTTTTGACCTTAAGAGACAAACAACATGAAGAGGCGTTAACAGAACAACTCTGATAAAGTGTCACCAAACTGGCATCCTATTGCTTCTAAACTTGAAATAAATAGTGCTGCTGGCAGAGATGGGGTCCAAAGGAAAGTGTGTGATCGCAATTATGCAAAACAAGAGCTGTAAAGCACTCGTTTGACTTGGtcaaacaaaaatgtcaaaccATTGTGACCCAAGGTATTATCTATAAATCCTGACCATTTTTATTCACCTTCTATTACCATAAATAGGTAACCAAGccatttcaaaaatatatataggttTGATAAATCAAAACGTGGTTGTATGCATGCGTCCTTCAAATCACACGGTAAATGTATAGGTTCTCGTTTTATTCCTCTCATAAGTATAGCTAACAGAAAGCATGCACACCTTTTTATATTGGATTGCATGTTTTAGGTTACATTTATCAGAGCAATACAAACATGCAGACTCCCTCATGTGGCTCAACGGTGTATAGCAGTGGATagataaatgttaaataaaaaaggggaaaaaagttgTTCTTAATTGATATTACTGCAATTATGAAGACTTAACTATTGTAAAACACAAATTGGGTtaaatggtgcgttcacaccaaaagcgttgcgaatagtTTGCGTGAGTAGATCCcacgcaaagtcaacgtacagacgcgagtgGTTGCGATTGACGCAAAATTTCGCCGGGCGCCGcttcttttggtgtgaacgcggcaTAAGATGTTATGTGGATATGAGTAAAGACCTCAAATAAGCATATACAACATAATATTTATGAACCTGGTTGCTGCGCTGCATGGGCTTTTCCATCTGTTGTCTTTGACGGTCCTTCCTGTTGGATCCAGGCTTTGCTTTcttggggggcggggcctgtggcTTTCCCTTGTCGCGCAGCCTGAGAAAGACAACAGTTCATCACGTGTAACTGAAGCTCATCGTTAAGACACAGTCGGTTTTCTGATACGTTTGCCCAATCTTTTACATGATTGTTCAAAAACATTTtctgatacatttttttttgtaact
Encoded proteins:
- the LOC130195773 gene encoding leptin-like; its protein translation is MDSTLALLFSLLHVLSVCSAAPLPGEVVKMKSKVKWMAEQLVVRLNKDVQVPAGLTLGPPADDSDGPYSIVAVLEGYNSLICDTFNGVAQVKLDISSLTGYLDQWRQGHCSEQRPKPSVPGPMQELERRKEFIHTVSIEALMRVKETLRLLLDNLDHLETC